Proteins encoded within one genomic window of Mycolicibacterium aubagnense:
- a CDS encoding alpha,alpha-trehalose-phosphate synthase (UDP-forming), with translation MTARGGNDASAASTARPTTSKGGKSATKPVGNSDFVVVANRLPVDMERLPDGSITWKRSPGGLVTALEPLLRKQRGAWIGWPGVADSDEEPIVQDELTLCPVRLSADDIAEYYEGFSNATLWPLYHDVIVKPTYHRHWWDAYVAVNKRFAEATARTAAQGATVWVQDYQLQLVPKMLRELRPDLTIGFFLHIPFPPVELFMQMPWRTEIIEGLLGADLVGFHLPGGAQNFLVLARRLLDAHTTRHTIGVRSRFGEVTFGNRTVKVGAFPISIDSAALDAQARSRTIRQRARQIRDELGNPRKIMLGVDRLDYTKGIDVRLRAFSELLAEGRANRHDTVLVQLATPSRERVESYKVMREDIERQVGHINGEYSEVGHAVVHYMHRAIGREELIAFFVAADVMLVTPLRDGMNLVAKEYVACRSDLGGALVLSEFTGAAEELRQAYLTNPHHLDGVKDAIADALTQSPEEGRRRMRALRRQVLAHDVDRWARAFLDALAHTRD, from the coding sequence GTGACGGCCCGCGGAGGCAACGACGCTTCCGCGGCGTCCACCGCGAGGCCCACAACCTCCAAGGGCGGCAAGTCCGCCACGAAACCCGTCGGCAACTCGGACTTCGTCGTGGTCGCCAACCGGCTGCCCGTCGACATGGAGCGGCTGCCCGACGGTTCCATCACCTGGAAGCGCAGCCCCGGCGGCCTCGTCACCGCGCTGGAGCCGTTGTTGCGCAAGCAGCGTGGCGCCTGGATCGGCTGGCCCGGCGTCGCCGACAGCGACGAAGAGCCGATCGTTCAGGACGAGCTGACGCTGTGCCCGGTCCGCCTCTCGGCCGACGACATCGCCGAATACTACGAGGGCTTCTCCAACGCGACCCTGTGGCCGCTGTACCACGACGTCATCGTCAAGCCCACCTACCACCGCCACTGGTGGGACGCCTACGTCGCGGTCAACAAGCGCTTCGCCGAGGCCACGGCCCGCACGGCAGCGCAGGGCGCGACCGTCTGGGTTCAGGACTACCAGCTGCAGCTGGTACCCAAGATGCTGCGGGAGCTGCGTCCCGATCTGACCATCGGGTTCTTCCTGCACATCCCGTTCCCGCCCGTCGAGCTGTTCATGCAGATGCCGTGGCGCACCGAGATCATCGAGGGTCTACTCGGCGCCGACCTGGTCGGCTTCCACCTGCCCGGCGGCGCACAGAACTTCCTGGTGCTGGCCCGCCGGCTGCTCGACGCCCACACCACCCGCCACACCATCGGTGTGCGCTCCCGGTTCGGCGAGGTGACCTTCGGCAACCGCACCGTCAAGGTCGGTGCCTTTCCCATCTCGATCGACTCGGCCGCGTTGGACGCCCAGGCCCGTAGTCGCACCATCCGGCAGCGAGCCCGTCAGATCCGCGATGAATTGGGCAACCCGCGCAAGATCATGCTGGGCGTGGACCGGCTGGACTACACCAAGGGCATCGACGTGCGGCTGCGTGCGTTCTCCGAGCTGCTCGCCGAGGGACGCGCCAACCGGCACGACACTGTGCTTGTGCAGCTGGCCACCCCGAGCCGGGAACGCGTGGAGAGCTACAAGGTCATGCGCGAGGACATCGAGCGCCAGGTCGGGCACATCAACGGCGAGTACAGCGAAGTCGGCCACGCGGTGGTGCACTACATGCACCGGGCGATCGGCCGGGAGGAGCTCATCGCGTTTTTCGTCGCCGCGGACGTCATGCTCGTGACGCCGTTGCGGGACGGGATGAACCTGGTCGCCAAGGAGTACGTGGCCTGCCGCAGCGACCTTGGCGGCGCGCTTGTGCTCAGCGAATTCACCGGTGCCGCAGAGGAATTGCGGCAGGCGTACCTCACCAACCCGCACCATCTGGACGGGGTCAAGGACGCGATCGCCGATGCCCTGACCCAATCCCCCGAAGAGGGACGCCGTCGCATGCGCGCGCTGCGCCGTCAGGTGCTCGCCCACGACGTCGACCGGTGGGCCCGGGCGTTCCTCGACGCGCTGGCGCACACCCGCGACTGA